One Tubulanus polymorphus chromosome 5, tnTubPoly1.2, whole genome shotgun sequence DNA segment encodes these proteins:
- the LOC141906175 gene encoding calpain small subunit 2-like, whose amino-acid sequence MTSTDDFQKFEAFCKKYKVPEVAADLKEAFIVFRQTDKNKDGSLDMEEIKKLGLSEKSNKEIIAAGGADGKITLAELIKFIFLPNVEEKWKKIFKEANTDHNDTIGPDEMEGYLKKCGFEMADVECAIAVIETYDTNEDKRLSINEFLKYITHDFDALVDTLSDSTSKK is encoded by the exons ATGACCTCCACGGATGACTTTCAAAAATTTGAAGCATTTTGTAAAAAGTATAAAGTGCCGGAAGTAGCAGCAGACCTTAAGGAAGCCTTTATCGTGTTCCGTCAAACTGACAAAAACAAAGACGGAAGTCTAGACATGGAGGAAATCAAGAAGTTGGGATTAAGCGAAAAATCCAATAAA GAAATCATTGCAGCAGGTGGTGCTGATGGAAAGATTACTCTGGCGGAGCTCATCAAGTTTATTTTCTT ACCGAACGTAGAAGAAAAATGGAAGAAGATTTTCAAAGAAGCCAATACGGACCATAACGATACAATCGGGCCAGATGAGATGGAGGGATATCTTAAAAAGTGCGGATTTGAAATGGCTGATGTCGAGTGCGCTATCGCAGTCATCGAAACGTACGATACGAATGAAGACAAACGGCTTTCTATTAAtgagtttttgaaatatattacacatgattttgacGCTCTCGTTGACACATTGAGCGACAGTACCAGTAAGAAATAA